One part of the Thermocaproicibacter melissae genome encodes these proteins:
- the csm2 gene encoding type III-A CRISPR-associated protein Csm2, translated as MNLQDYHNESRKSMGFNTHRFPTNQGYNLQQKKEMPEFLKENADYVTIAEKNILSLGKPDKKQPDKRYFRKLTSSKIRNILALVNQLYNKIVMQNEDLPETIVSEIRYLKLRLIYEAGREEDVENFCKVTGVIDALDFIGNSKARYIRYARYMEALVAYHKFYNSEKD; from the coding sequence ATGAATTTACAAGATTACCACAATGAGTCAAGAAAAAGCATGGGATTCAATACCCATCGTTTTCCAACGAATCAGGGCTACAATTTACAGCAGAAAAAAGAGATGCCGGAATTTCTAAAAGAAAACGCCGATTATGTAACAATAGCCGAAAAGAACATCCTTTCTTTGGGGAAGCCGGATAAAAAACAGCCGGATAAAAGGTATTTTAGAAAGTTAACAAGTTCTAAAATTCGGAACATTTTAGCACTAGTCAATCAACTTTATAACAAAATCGTGATGCAAAATGAAGATTTACCGGAAACCATCGTCAGCGAAATACGCTATCTGAAGCTTCGTTTGATTTATGAAGCCGGCCGGGAAGAGGATGTAGAAAACTTTTGTAAGGTGACCGGCGTGATTGATGCCCTTGATTTTATTGGAAACAGCAAGGCTCGTTACATACGTTATGCACGCTACATGGAAGCGCTGGTAGCATATCATAAGTTTTACAACAGCGAAAAAGATTGA
- the csm3 gene encoding type III-A CRISPR-associated RAMP protein Csm3 — MYGKLKITADLHVLTGMHIGGSNEFSAIGAVDSPVIKDAITQQPIIPGSSLKGKLRTLMARNLSDSYRLKEPNEDPAEVARLFGTSKATEQNPKLLPTRLQFCDCFLKEENEKLLKEVGTTEVKYENTISRMCGIANPRQIERVIRGTIFDFCLVYDVMNEQEVKEDFQNLANGFKLLQMDYLGGHGTRGYGKVAFRNFAVQAIESCLDPNTVQELSEILKEVEDSEVLSV; from the coding sequence ATGTACGGTAAATTAAAAATTACGGCAGATCTTCATGTTCTGACCGGTATGCATATTGGTGGTTCCAATGAGTTTTCCGCAATCGGGGCGGTAGATTCACCTGTCATCAAGGACGCGATAACACAGCAGCCGATTATTCCGGGAAGTTCCCTCAAGGGTAAACTGCGGACATTGATGGCACGAAATCTTTCGGACTCCTATCGATTAAAGGAACCGAACGAAGACCCCGCGGAAGTAGCAAGGCTGTTCGGCACCAGTAAAGCGACAGAACAGAATCCGAAATTGCTGCCTACCCGCCTGCAATTTTGTGATTGCTTCCTCAAGGAAGAGAACGAAAAGTTGCTTAAAGAAGTCGGTACAACAGAAGTGAAATACGAAAATACCATTTCCCGCATGTGCGGGATTGCCAATCCCCGCCAGATTGAACGTGTCATCCGTGGGACGATTTTCGACTTCTGCCTCGTCTACGATGTCATGAATGAGCAGGAAGTAAAGGAAGATTTTCAAAATCTGGCGAACGGATTTAAGCTGCTGCAGATGGATTATCTCGGCGGGCACGGAACACGCGGATACGGGAAAGTCGCATTTCGCAATTTTGCCGTTCAAGCCATTGAAAGTTGCCTTGACCCCAATACGGTGCAGGAATTGTCCGAGATCCTGAAGGAAGTGGAAGATAGTGAAGTATTATCTGTATAG
- the csm4 gene encoding type III-A CRISPR-associated RAMP protein Csm4 codes for MKYYLYRLNFLTALHIGNDSGLDNLASAEITIHSDTVYSALCTEAVLYGQDTLNRWVDLAKNVQILFSDALPFRENEYFLPKPAFRKQSVHPLSNPKDRKLMKKLSFIPLSMFHEYLSASDSTPFDIRRALSLQKDLVFPVKRQCVAISGQEATLPYFVGSVYFNDNCGLYLIVGAETEDAKKLFEKLLSSLSYNGIGGKRSAGLGKFRYDEPIAMETSKDPSICTLLELLLNRNADYYITLNTSLPKEEEMEEALTDGHFVLCRRGGFIQSTKYAAEFQKKKTVYALAPGTCVERTYSGEFLDLAQGGAHPVYRYLKPMFAGVNV; via the coding sequence GTGAAGTATTATCTGTATAGGCTGAATTTTTTAACTGCACTTCATATTGGCAACGATTCCGGCCTAGATAATCTGGCTTCGGCCGAAATAACTATTCATTCTGATACGGTCTATTCGGCCCTTTGCACAGAGGCTGTTTTGTATGGACAAGACACACTGAACCGCTGGGTGGACCTCGCGAAAAATGTTCAGATTTTGTTTTCGGATGCCTTGCCTTTCCGCGAAAACGAATATTTTCTGCCAAAACCGGCTTTTCGAAAGCAGTCGGTGCATCCGCTGTCGAATCCGAAAGACAGAAAGCTCATGAAGAAGCTTTCCTTTATTCCTCTTTCGATGTTTCATGAGTATTTATCGGCTTCCGATTCTACGCCGTTTGATATTCGCCGTGCTCTTAGCTTACAAAAAGATTTGGTATTTCCGGTAAAACGGCAGTGTGTTGCGATTTCCGGGCAAGAGGCTACCCTACCGTATTTTGTCGGAAGTGTCTATTTCAATGACAACTGCGGCCTCTACTTGATTGTCGGGGCAGAAACGGAAGATGCGAAAAAACTGTTTGAAAAACTCCTTTCCAGCCTTTCTTATAACGGAATCGGCGGAAAGAGAAGCGCAGGCCTCGGGAAATTCCGTTACGACGAGCCAATCGCAATGGAAACGTCTAAAGATCCTTCCATTTGCACTTTGCTGGAGCTTCTCTTGAATCGAAACGCGGACTATTACATAACGCTTAATACATCTTTGCCGAAAGAGGAAGAGATGGAAGAGGCTTTGACAGACGGACACTTTGTTCTGTGCCGCAGGGGCGGGTTTATTCAGTCAACCAAGTATGCTGCCGAATTTCAGAAGAAGAAAACTGTTTACGCTTTAGCGCCCGGTACCTGTGTAGAGAGAACTTATTCCGGCGAATTTCTTGATTTGGCACAAGGCGGCGCTCATCCGGTGTACCGATATTTGAAACCGATGTTTGCGGGGGTGAATGTATGA
- the csm5 gene encoding type III-A CRISPR-associated RAMP protein Csm5 — MSYLKQYHLRIKTLSPVFIGSGDSLTKKEYLFIPQRKEIRFVNQQKLFQLLESKNLLSAYEDFILGNQKDLYFWMSSQHLKQDEIRSVQSYSVYAGNAMDTASGYNLTGIQLFVKDAYGRPYIPGSSLKGAIRTAILADMTYKRNYTDRISGYLDKLNSNKWRKEFQQESENVETECLNLLKYYDSYGKEVSAKNAVTSVMKGIQITDGKPLSIDALTLCKKVDFSINGNPGKTNVARECIRPGVVSEHVLTLDRQVLGAANLDVSSIQSAIQHAFEIQSRYFLSHFPKIRGMDATPSNGTELFLGGGAGFASKTILYSMLKDESLPLTAELMKRSAAHHEEDIEKGVSPHMLKCTQYDGKFYLMGRCEVEIS, encoded by the coding sequence ATGAGTTACCTAAAACAATATCATTTGAGGATAAAAACCCTCTCACCCGTATTTATCGGTTCCGGAGACAGCCTTACCAAAAAGGAATATTTGTTCATACCCCAAAGGAAGGAAATCAGATTTGTAAACCAGCAGAAACTATTTCAATTACTGGAATCCAAAAATTTATTAAGTGCCTATGAGGATTTTATTCTGGGGAATCAGAAAGATTTGTATTTTTGGATGAGTAGTCAACATTTGAAGCAGGATGAAATTCGTTCCGTTCAGTCCTACTCCGTCTATGCGGGTAATGCCATGGACACCGCCAGCGGGTATAATTTGACCGGAATCCAGCTCTTTGTAAAGGATGCCTATGGTCGCCCCTATATTCCGGGCAGCAGTCTGAAAGGTGCCATTCGCACTGCCATTCTCGCTGACATGACCTACAAAAGAAATTATACAGACCGTATAAGTGGATATTTGGATAAGCTGAACAGCAACAAATGGCGGAAAGAATTTCAGCAGGAATCGGAAAACGTAGAGACAGAGTGCCTGAATTTATTAAAATATTACGATAGCTATGGAAAGGAAGTTTCGGCAAAAAATGCGGTTACTTCCGTGATGAAAGGAATTCAAATCACCGACGGAAAACCTTTGAGCATTGATGCCCTTACGCTCTGTAAAAAAGTTGACTTCAGTATCAACGGAAACCCTGGCAAGACAAACGTAGCGCGGGAATGTATCCGCCCCGGAGTTGTCAGTGAGCATGTGCTTACACTGGACAGGCAAGTCTTGGGGGCAGCTAATTTGGATGTATCATCCATTCAAAGCGCAATCCAGCATGCCTTCGAAATACAAAGCAGGTATTTTCTGTCCCATTTTCCGAAGATTCGCGGTATGGATGCGACACCTTCCAATGGAACGGAACTGTTTTTGGGCGGCGGCGCCGGCTTTGCATCGAAAACCATCCTTTATTCGATGCTGAAAGACGAAAGCCTCCCCCTCACCGCGGAGCTCATGAAACGCTCAGCTGCGCATCACGAGGAAGACATCGAGAAAGGCGTTTCCCCGCACATGCTGAAATGCACCCAATATGATGGAAAATTCTATCTCATGGGCCGCTGCGAGGTAGAAATTTCATGA
- the cas6 gene encoding CRISPR system precrRNA processing endoribonuclease RAMP protein Cas6, with protein MITQVKMPLVAPENVRILPEFAYYLYGAWMDLLQPEQADALHESRSMNQYLTPCGKNSAILTVNLLNTEAENCLLPLLQKTRNYHLTKYNCTLTAGEPKIQIFGEDDLVKPYYSLPQVQKKVTLHLLTPTTFKTNNRYAVFPTPELILHSAATKWNALGLSVSVDDDEAIRQLMEHTIINGYRLSSAYFGLKDVHIQSFLGNVTLSVYGPEPMTRLFNMLMNGLRFTGLGIKTSLGMGGVTI; from the coding sequence ATGATTACTCAAGTAAAAATGCCGCTTGTTGCGCCGGAGAACGTTCGGATTCTCCCCGAGTTCGCCTATTATCTCTACGGGGCTTGGATGGATTTGCTGCAGCCGGAGCAGGCCGATGCGCTGCACGAATCCCGTTCGATGAACCAATATCTGACTCCCTGCGGGAAAAACTCTGCGATTTTAACCGTGAATCTGCTTAATACCGAGGCAGAAAACTGTCTTCTTCCGCTTTTGCAAAAAACACGAAATTATCATTTGACAAAGTATAATTGCACATTGACGGCCGGAGAACCAAAAATCCAAATCTTTGGAGAAGACGACCTTGTAAAGCCGTATTATTCTTTGCCGCAGGTGCAGAAGAAAGTTACCCTCCATTTGCTGACACCGACCACTTTTAAAACCAATAACCGCTATGCTGTTTTCCCCACACCTGAGCTAATCTTGCACAGCGCAGCAACAAAATGGAACGCACTGGGACTTTCCGTATCGGTTGACGATGACGAAGCCATCCGTCAGCTCATGGAACATACGATTATTAACGGCTATCGCTTATCAAGCGCATATTTTGGGCTAAAAGACGTTCATATTCAGTCATTCCTAGGGAACGTGACGCTTTCCGTTTATGGGCCGGAACCGATGACCCGGCTTTTCAACATGCTGATGAACGGTCTGCGGTTTACCGGCCTTGGGATAAAGACGTCACTCGGTATGGGCGGCGTGACAATTTGA
- the csm6 gene encoding type III-A CRISPR-associated CARF protein Csm6: protein MEKRVLFTCVGKTDPVRDHRDGAMLHIIRHYLPQKVYIVLSKEMEEWKNKDDRYNKAIQKFNADFHQNVEIEYLPCGIEDVSDFDAFDDLFKDYLTRILNENPDAEILFNVSSGTPQMKVAVFLLADSIKFRKARVIQVKTHQGKANVSQNTVQAGYNVDAEIELNEDNLPGAENRCREPKFLSMKKALAMRQVQALLDNYEYESLKILFENSDLLKTSTAMTLTEHLRLRQDLKTREAEKLVSRKDFGIDLFPIKNVKCRETAEFFLVLQNLSKTGKITEFILRLNPFVIRMQELYLLKKFHFDCEQIKVQTSHKEIISRDKIGAVNPKLLEMLDNSLKDGLKDTSPSIFLYNRILDAIADKDEESNHYIKFFKTCETINGQRNTSAHSLYGMDESDLEKMGVTSNKILVTLRKLLVACYGKECKEEIFDIYDRVNTLIMNSL, encoded by the coding sequence ATGGAAAAACGCGTTTTGTTTACATGCGTTGGGAAAACCGACCCGGTACGCGATCACAGAGACGGCGCAATGCTTCATATTATCCGGCATTATCTGCCGCAGAAAGTTTACATTGTCCTTTCAAAGGAAATGGAAGAATGGAAGAATAAAGATGACCGGTACAACAAAGCCATCCAGAAATTTAATGCCGATTTTCATCAGAATGTCGAAATCGAGTATTTGCCCTGCGGCATCGAAGACGTTTCCGATTTTGACGCGTTCGATGACCTCTTCAAAGATTACTTGACAAGAATTTTGAATGAAAATCCCGATGCTGAGATTCTGTTTAATGTAAGCTCCGGGACTCCTCAAATGAAAGTTGCAGTATTTCTCTTAGCTGACAGCATAAAGTTTCGAAAGGCGAGGGTTATACAGGTAAAAACGCATCAAGGGAAGGCAAATGTCAGTCAAAACACGGTTCAAGCGGGATATAATGTAGACGCTGAGATTGAATTAAATGAAGATAATTTACCCGGTGCGGAAAACCGCTGTCGGGAGCCTAAGTTTTTATCCATGAAAAAAGCACTTGCCATGCGGCAAGTGCAAGCGCTGCTTGACAACTATGAATATGAGTCCTTGAAGATTTTGTTTGAAAACTCTGACCTCCTGAAAACATCCACCGCAATGACGTTGACGGAGCATCTGCGTTTGCGTCAAGACCTTAAAACAAGAGAAGCGGAAAAGCTGGTAAGCAGAAAAGATTTCGGCATCGATCTGTTCCCGATTAAAAACGTAAAGTGCCGGGAAACAGCGGAATTCTTTCTCGTTCTCCAGAATTTGAGCAAGACAGGGAAAATTACGGAATTTATTCTGCGTCTGAATCCGTTTGTCATTCGAATGCAGGAACTATATTTGTTGAAAAAGTTTCATTTCGACTGTGAACAAATCAAAGTGCAAACATCACATAAAGAAATAATCAGCCGGGATAAAATCGGCGCTGTTAACCCAAAATTACTCGAGATGCTCGATAATTCTTTGAAAGACGGGTTAAAGGATACATCCCCAAGCATCTTCCTATACAACAGGATACTTGATGCAATAGCTGACAAAGATGAAGAGTCCAACCATTACATAAAGTTTTTCAAAACCTGTGAAACCATTAATGGGCAGCGCAATACGTCGGCACATTCTCTCTATGGTATGGATGAAAGCGATTTGGAAAAGATGGGTGTTACGTCAAATAAGATTCTGGTTACGTTACGCAAGCTGCTTGTTGCCTGTTATGGAAAAGAATGCAAAGAGGAGATTTTCGATATTTATGACAGAGTCAACACGCTAATTATGAACAGCCTATAA
- a CDS encoding Ku protein — protein sequence MAIAYHSVISFGLVAIPVSLYTATQDNDIHFNQLHKEDQSRVRYKKTCAHCGKELKSEDIIKGYEYDKDHYVVITDEEIEKIKTEKEKSIQILHFAQLNQISPVYYDKTYQAIPDKGGEKAFELLRAALMKQQKVAIGKTVLGAKDTLMAIIPRENGILISTMFYQDDIKALQRSYDVPQPTEEEMKMAEVLINSMDTPFDPSQYKDEYQERLKQLIEAKIAGKEVVAANPDESTGKVIDLMDALKASIEKQQQSKANSEAPSGKKTNKKKGA from the coding sequence ATGGCAATTGCGTATCATTCGGTGATTTCGTTTGGGCTGGTGGCAATTCCCGTCTCGCTGTATACGGCAACGCAGGATAACGATATTCATTTTAATCAATTGCACAAAGAAGACCAGAGCCGCGTGCGGTATAAAAAGACATGCGCTCACTGCGGGAAAGAATTGAAAAGCGAGGATATTATCAAAGGTTACGAGTACGATAAGGATCATTATGTAGTTATTACCGACGAGGAAATCGAAAAAATCAAAACGGAGAAGGAAAAGTCGATTCAGATTCTCCACTTCGCGCAGTTGAACCAGATTTCGCCGGTTTATTATGACAAGACATATCAGGCCATACCGGATAAAGGCGGGGAAAAGGCATTTGAACTTCTCCGGGCGGCTTTGATGAAGCAGCAAAAAGTTGCAATCGGGAAAACCGTGCTGGGAGCAAAGGACACGTTAATGGCGATTATCCCACGCGAGAACGGAATCTTGATTTCCACCATGTTTTATCAGGACGATATCAAAGCATTGCAAAGGTCATATGATGTTCCTCAGCCGACCGAGGAAGAAATGAAAATGGCTGAAGTGCTCATCAATTCCATGGATACGCCGTTTGATCCGTCTCAATATAAAGATGAATATCAGGAAAGGCTCAAACAGCTCATCGAAGCAAAAATAGCTGGGAAGGAAGTTGTCGCGGCCAACCCGGATGAATCCACCGGCAAGGTGATTGACCTGATGGATGCGCTGAAAGCCAGTATTGAAAAACAGCAGCAAAGCAAAGCAAATTCAGAAGCGCCCTCCGGGAAAAAGACGAATAAGAAGAAGGGTGCCTAA
- the ligD gene encoding DNA ligase D, with protein MAEKLEEYIRKRNFERTGEPGNQPEESGENLKFVVQHHLARSDHFDFRLEWDGVLLSWAVPKGPSYNPRDKRLAVQVENHPLEYRNFEGTIPKGEYGGGTVMIWDEGIWSPQVDVDEGLRLGSLKFVLHGRRLKGKWALVRMKAKDEKEKNNWLLLKEKDEYVQSSDGISDFTTSVRTGRTMEEIEAGTAEKFTHNPFQKTEVQLAKMVNKVPEGNDWLYEVKYDGYRILAYLEGNRVRLMTRNGNDYTERFPEVASSLIDLAAGRAMVLDGEMTVTDDNGRTDFQALQNYMRHPTGKNLTYIVFDLLALDGEDFRQHPLIERKKALETLMEGAPKNLHYSQHIAGRGEECFQAARQANLEGIVGKKEDSVYSGTRNGDWIKLKCEKRQEFVIGGYTQTDKKESGISSLLLGVYEGDNLIYVGRAGTGLSARSMAELESKFAGIKSEASPFMNPPRVRSNEKITWLEPKLAAEIKFAEWTSEGLLRQASFKGLRTDKDPKTIRKETPNDDSFHESAESREKSMEDEQSELVVEGVKITHPDKILFENPDITKADVVQYYEQVASRMLPYVSNRLLSIVRCPKGISQACFFKKHPGPGSQGVVTLKVPNSNGEEEEYFYIKDISGLISEAQMGTLEFHTWGSRVDSLEKPDIMVFDLDPDEGMDLGQVRQGVKDVKSIIDQLSLTSFLKTSGGKGYHVVVPFRPSADWERFHDFAKQIAEVMEQKWPDRYTSNIRKEKRKNRIFIDWIRNARGATSIAPYSIRARKGARVSMPIGWDELDTVAPDGITMTEALKRIKNGKDPWDGFFQIDQQLK; from the coding sequence ATGGCAGAAAAACTTGAGGAGTATATTCGAAAACGCAACTTTGAACGCACCGGCGAACCGGGGAATCAGCCCGAGGAAAGCGGAGAGAATCTAAAATTCGTTGTCCAGCATCACCTCGCACGCAGCGATCATTTTGACTTTCGCCTAGAATGGGACGGCGTCCTTTTAAGTTGGGCGGTACCGAAAGGTCCTTCCTACAATCCTCGCGACAAAAGACTTGCCGTGCAGGTGGAAAATCATCCGCTGGAATATCGGAATTTTGAGGGAACGATTCCAAAGGGTGAATACGGCGGTGGAACCGTCATGATCTGGGATGAAGGCATCTGGAGCCCTCAGGTAGATGTTGACGAAGGGCTTCGCCTAGGTTCTCTCAAATTTGTTCTGCACGGCAGACGCCTGAAAGGAAAATGGGCGCTCGTGAGGATGAAAGCAAAAGATGAGAAAGAGAAAAACAATTGGCTTTTGCTTAAGGAAAAGGATGAATATGTCCAATCTTCCGATGGAATTTCTGATTTCACAACAAGTGTCCGCACGGGCCGCACAATGGAAGAAATCGAAGCGGGAACAGCAGAGAAATTCACCCATAATCCCTTCCAAAAGACCGAAGTGCAGCTTGCAAAAATGGTCAACAAAGTGCCGGAAGGCAATGACTGGCTGTATGAAGTCAAATACGACGGATACCGGATTTTGGCATATCTCGAAGGCAACCGCGTTCGCCTTATGACCCGAAACGGAAATGATTACACGGAACGGTTTCCGGAAGTAGCCAGCTCGCTGATTGATTTAGCCGCAGGAAGGGCAATGGTTCTGGACGGCGAGATGACAGTTACGGATGACAACGGCAGAACGGATTTCCAAGCACTGCAAAACTATATGCGGCATCCGACGGGGAAAAATTTAACTTATATTGTTTTTGACCTTTTGGCGCTTGACGGGGAAGATTTCAGACAGCACCCTCTAATTGAACGAAAAAAAGCGCTGGAAACTCTTATGGAGGGCGCTCCGAAAAATCTCCATTACAGTCAGCATATTGCAGGCAGAGGCGAAGAATGTTTTCAGGCGGCTCGCCAAGCGAACCTGGAAGGAATCGTTGGGAAAAAGGAGGACTCCGTTTACAGCGGTACGCGAAACGGCGACTGGATAAAATTAAAATGCGAAAAGCGGCAGGAATTTGTCATCGGCGGATACACGCAAACCGATAAAAAAGAAAGCGGGATAAGTTCCCTGCTGCTCGGCGTATACGAAGGAGACAACCTAATCTATGTCGGGCGTGCCGGAACCGGTCTCAGCGCCCGAAGCATGGCAGAGCTTGAAAGCAAATTTGCCGGAATAAAAAGCGAAGCAAGTCCTTTTATGAACCCTCCGCGGGTACGCTCAAATGAAAAAATCACTTGGCTGGAGCCAAAGCTGGCTGCGGAAATTAAATTTGCGGAATGGACAAGCGAAGGGCTGCTGCGTCAAGCCAGCTTCAAGGGCCTTCGTACGGATAAAGACCCGAAAACGATACGAAAAGAAACACCGAACGACGACTCTTTTCACGAATCCGCTGAAAGCAGGGAAAAATCAATGGAAGACGAGCAAAGCGAACTGGTCGTAGAGGGTGTCAAAATAACCCATCCGGATAAAATCTTGTTTGAAAATCCCGACATCACAAAAGCTGATGTGGTTCAGTATTACGAGCAGGTTGCATCCCGCATGCTTCCCTATGTATCGAACCGGCTGCTAAGCATCGTGCGCTGCCCAAAGGGAATCTCGCAGGCCTGTTTTTTCAAAAAACATCCCGGGCCGGGCAGTCAGGGTGTTGTAACGTTGAAGGTACCAAACAGCAACGGTGAAGAGGAAGAGTACTTTTATATAAAGGATATTTCCGGTTTAATTTCGGAAGCGCAGATGGGTACGCTCGAATTTCACACCTGGGGCAGCCGTGTAGACAGCCTTGAAAAACCGGACATCATGGTTTTCGACCTCGACCCGGACGAGGGGATGGACCTTGGGCAGGTTCGGCAAGGAGTGAAGGATGTGAAAAGCATTATCGACCAACTCTCCCTCACTTCGTTTCTGAAAACAAGTGGCGGCAAGGGGTATCATGTGGTCGTTCCTTTTCGGCCGTCGGCCGACTGGGAGCGCTTTCACGACTTTGCAAAACAAATTGCCGAAGTAATGGAGCAGAAATGGCCTGACCGGTACACAAGCAATATCCGGAAGGAAAAGCGGAAAAACAGAATCTTCATCGACTGGATTCGAAACGCCAGAGGGGCCACGAGCATCGCTCCATATTCAATTCGAGCGAGAAAAGGCGCCAGAGTTTCCATGCCAATCGGCTGGGATGAGTTAGACACTGTGGCGCCGGATGGCATTACGATGACGGAAGCCCTGAAAAGAATCAAAAACGGCAAAGATCCTTGGGATGGCTTCTTCCAGATAGACCAGCAGTTAAAATGA
- a CDS encoding aldose 1-epimerase family protein: MNQRIKSDFASAEIKSLGAEMTSLMDNEGTQYLWQGDPAYWASQSPVLFPIVGSLRNNTATIGGSKTCHMNRHGVVRHMEFTLIDSTESSATFSVCSTPESKEKFPYDFEFQVKYSLNGKTLTTSYTVINKDKEPMPYFVGAHPAFNCPLFSGEAFEDYVVEFDQKEYACCPRMINGLVDVEHRTVILNNEKVFPLHRSWFSYDAQIFDQLKSRSVKLYNPKTGRGVKVDFAGFDYLVVWSSKNGGNFVAIEPWTGLSTCSDEDDVFEHKRGVKILAPNASATHSFDITLL; encoded by the coding sequence ATGAATCAAAGAATTAAGAGTGATTTTGCCAGCGCTGAAATCAAATCTCTGGGTGCAGAGATGACTTCCCTGATGGACAATGAGGGAACACAGTATCTTTGGCAGGGTGACCCGGCCTACTGGGCTTCGCAATCCCCTGTTTTGTTTCCGATCGTCGGCAGTCTCCGCAACAACACCGCAACGATTGGCGGCAGTAAAACCTGCCACATGAACCGGCATGGCGTTGTAAGGCACATGGAATTTACGCTGATAGACAGCACCGAAAGTTCCGCTACGTTTTCTGTTTGTTCTACGCCGGAATCCAAAGAAAAATTTCCTTATGATTTTGAATTTCAGGTCAAATATTCGCTCAATGGGAAAACACTGACAACTTCCTATACCGTAATCAACAAAGACAAAGAACCGATGCCGTATTTTGTGGGTGCTCACCCCGCATTTAACTGCCCATTATTTAGTGGGGAAGCATTTGAGGATTATGTAGTTGAGTTTGACCAGAAAGAATACGCTTGCTGCCCGCGTATGATTAACGGGCTGGTTGACGTAGAACACCGCACTGTGATTTTGAACAATGAAAAGGTATTTCCGCTTCACCGTTCCTGGTTTAGCTATGACGCGCAGATCTTTGACCAGTTGAAATCCCGCTCCGTAAAATTGTATAATCCCAAAACCGGCAGAGGCGTAAAAGTTGATTTTGCTGGTTTTGATTATCTTGTTGTTTGGTCAAGCAAGAACGGTGGCAATTTCGTCGCCATTGAACCTTGGACAGGCTTAAGTACCTGCAGCGATGAAGATGACGTTTTTGAACATAAGCGCGGCGTTAAAATTCTTGCCCCGAACGCCTCTGCAACTCATTCTTTCGATATAACCTTATTGTAA